One window of Legionella pneumophila subsp. pneumophila str. Philadelphia 1 genomic DNA carries:
- a CDS encoding DUF1415 domain-containing protein, with protein MLYHDPLISEHTMKWVRTFIINYTICPFAKGPVNKGTLRIITSDTPKKHQALKDLITEIQFLEANPAVETTLLIFARAFKDFFSYLDFISLAEQLIQNLNYEGIYQLATFHPDYYFADTSPDDVANYTNRSPYPMIHLLREDSLDKAIAAYGDTHTIPEKNIATMNELGLEKMKQLLASISIP; from the coding sequence ATGCTCTATCATGATCCATTGATTTCAGAACACACCATGAAATGGGTGCGGACATTCATTATCAATTACACGATTTGCCCTTTTGCAAAAGGCCCCGTAAACAAAGGCACTTTAAGAATAATTACTTCAGATACCCCCAAAAAACACCAGGCACTTAAAGATTTAATCACTGAAATTCAATTTCTGGAAGCAAACCCTGCTGTTGAAACGACTCTGCTTATTTTTGCTCGAGCATTTAAAGACTTTTTTTCTTATCTGGATTTCATAAGCCTTGCTGAACAATTAATTCAAAACTTAAATTATGAAGGGATATACCAACTCGCTACTTTCCACCCGGATTATTATTTTGCTGATACTTCTCCAGATGATGTTGCCAACTACACTAATCGTTCCCCTTATCCCATGATCCATTTATTAAGGGAAGACAGCCTAGACAAAGCAATCGCTGCCTATGGTGATACCCACACTATACCAGAAAAAAATATAGCAACTATGAATGAGCTTGGTTTAGAAAAAATGAAACAGTTATTGGCTTCCATTTCTATACCCTAG
- a CDS encoding metal-dependent hydrolase family protein produces MNSILFKNANVILGESTELKKKFDVLVQNNLISQVSQTPLQPFEGMRIIDVKGKTLMPGLIDAHAHITGLTLSPKNIFYSEAEIFLAAATYLKNSLFYGFTTLREAGGADFRIAQLLDNKSIPGPRLFYSGRALTQTGGGADFRKPNEQIDPCGHVGSFSTMSVIADGIDEVRKAAREELRKGATQLKVFASGGVVFPSLSNPTLYEYSEEELSTIVEEARARNTYVMAHAYSDESVRKCIKSGVRSIEHANFVSEPTVELMSESGVFYDPTFISLVQRIESAEQNRLSEAIVANLKNTIEKGKKVYEYALKYKIPIAFGTDLWGPEAQRDQLREFEMLKELDSAANIIRSATVVNAELLMQKGKLGVISEGAYADLLVVDGNPLVNLNVLLRPDENLKLIMKDGVIYKNEL; encoded by the coding sequence ATGAACTCAATTCTTTTTAAAAATGCCAACGTTATTTTGGGAGAGTCTACAGAGCTTAAAAAAAAATTTGATGTTCTGGTGCAAAATAATTTGATCTCCCAGGTGTCGCAAACACCGCTTCAACCTTTCGAAGGAATGCGCATTATCGATGTCAAAGGGAAAACATTAATGCCTGGTTTAATCGATGCCCATGCTCATATTACCGGATTGACCCTAAGCCCAAAAAATATCTTCTACTCTGAAGCAGAGATATTTTTGGCTGCTGCTACTTATCTTAAAAACAGCTTGTTTTATGGTTTTACGACTTTACGAGAAGCTGGAGGCGCTGATTTTAGAATAGCACAATTACTAGATAATAAGAGTATTCCAGGGCCTCGATTATTTTATTCTGGGAGGGCATTAACTCAAACGGGTGGAGGAGCTGACTTTAGAAAACCGAATGAACAGATTGATCCTTGTGGGCATGTTGGCTCTTTCTCGACGATGTCGGTTATTGCAGATGGGATTGATGAAGTGAGAAAGGCTGCTCGAGAAGAGTTAAGGAAAGGAGCAACACAATTAAAAGTATTTGCTTCAGGCGGGGTTGTTTTCCCTTCCCTTAGCAATCCAACACTGTATGAATATTCCGAGGAGGAGTTATCGACTATTGTTGAAGAGGCACGAGCAAGAAATACTTATGTTATGGCCCATGCTTATAGCGATGAATCAGTAAGAAAGTGCATTAAATCGGGTGTGCGTTCCATTGAACACGCTAATTTTGTAAGCGAACCAACTGTAGAATTAATGTCGGAAAGTGGTGTGTTTTACGATCCGACATTTATTTCATTGGTGCAAAGAATTGAAAGTGCTGAACAAAACCGGTTGTCTGAAGCTATTGTAGCCAATTTGAAAAATACTATTGAAAAAGGCAAAAAGGTTTATGAATATGCTTTAAAATATAAGATTCCTATTGCTTTTGGTACAGATTTGTGGGGTCCTGAGGCACAGAGAGATCAGTTAAGAGAATTTGAAATGCTCAAGGAGCTTGATTCAGCAGCCAATATTATTCGTTCAGCTACCGTAGTCAATGCGGAATTATTAATGCAAAAGGGAAAACTTGGCGTCATAAGCGAAGGAGCTTATGCTGATCTGTTAGTAGTAGATGGTAATCCTTTAGTCAATTTAAATGTTCTGCTCCGCCCGGATGAAAACCTTAAATTGATTATGAAAGATGGGGTCATTTATAAGAATGAATTATAA
- a CDS encoding PD-(D/E)XK nuclease family protein, whose amino-acid sequence MHWQKVNQKDMPIKFTDELKSDELYNLLSQGAVVITPNNRLSGTILQNYFTYWSRKTITKPICLPFNTFLVNSFEQLKFQKPDLEHPILLNSAQCQHLWRKLIESHPSIIYTEGLLKTIMQAWEYCEQWQLTPEAPAFHYTPQTQQFQQWWQSFNKILKEISAIHQHQLIPYLLDSNYQGLLKTVVWMCFDDFNPQQLSLQNYLNAQGVIQYGYDLKENQETPEVFSAKDKKTEYQELMTWLEKKIQQGKKQIGVVVPNLEQESSVLQRILRDCFEPNLFNISLGKPLSAFHLISHALIWLSLDHNLLNNHQAALLLQSPYLGKAKDEFLQRSDYLQESKLLQDQSFPTKLFIEDIAHHTPKLAELLKNMNFYPEKTTLDEWIELFQERLNGIGFPGDYVLNSEDYQCFNRFTMIFDEFRQLSLISSHLTKKEAFEALKQLIDNTIFQPQKSNSPIQILGLLEASGCEFDSLWVMGLTDRCLPQQTRLSPFIPFELQRELGMPHSIPARELQYAKQILQRLQRGSVETVFSYPQFDDDTPNLPCSLITHYPAYLSRPADNKTNVQSCLVPLEENYEVPVKPDESISGGTSLLSNQAKCPFKALAQHRLKANPVLKTTDGMDDKEKGQLIHKILELLWQRLENQEHLIKLKPAELERFIDQAIQGALNPIRQQHSQTFPDLVANVEYMRLKRIILSYLEWEKQRPPFKITGLEENHSINLAGLDFKVRVDRLDEVGNKQWVIDYKSTLPGGKPWNEERPMEPQLLLYALLNEQINTLLLIQLKTGKIKLSGFSEEKWETKEINTLKEDENWEDYRQRWLEQLTHLAEEIKSGYCPPRPQNLTICQRCDFQNLCRFQAKQ is encoded by the coding sequence ATGCATTGGCAAAAAGTAAATCAGAAGGACATGCCCATAAAGTTCACCGATGAACTTAAGTCAGATGAGCTTTATAATCTATTGTCTCAAGGAGCAGTCGTTATTACTCCTAACAATAGATTAAGCGGAACCATCCTTCAGAATTACTTCACTTATTGGTCCAGAAAAACAATTACCAAGCCAATATGCTTGCCTTTTAATACATTTCTGGTTAACTCTTTTGAACAACTCAAATTCCAAAAACCAGACCTGGAACATCCCATACTTTTAAATTCGGCACAATGCCAACATTTATGGCGAAAACTAATTGAATCTCATCCTTCTATCATTTACACGGAAGGCTTGCTTAAAACAATAATGCAAGCATGGGAATACTGTGAGCAATGGCAACTTACACCTGAAGCGCCTGCTTTTCACTACACGCCGCAAACACAACAATTTCAACAATGGTGGCAATCTTTTAATAAAATACTTAAAGAAATTTCTGCCATCCATCAGCATCAATTAATTCCCTACTTGCTTGATTCCAATTATCAAGGGCTCTTAAAAACCGTTGTCTGGATGTGCTTTGATGACTTTAATCCACAACAATTATCCCTGCAAAATTATTTGAACGCGCAGGGGGTAATTCAATATGGTTATGATTTAAAAGAAAACCAGGAGACTCCGGAGGTTTTCTCAGCTAAAGACAAAAAAACAGAATACCAGGAATTGATGACCTGGTTGGAGAAGAAAATTCAACAAGGAAAAAAGCAAATCGGGGTTGTTGTGCCTAATCTTGAACAAGAATCATCGGTTTTGCAACGAATTTTACGCGACTGCTTTGAACCCAATTTATTTAATATTTCTTTAGGCAAACCATTAAGCGCATTTCACTTGATCTCTCATGCCCTCATTTGGCTGAGTCTTGATCACAATCTCTTAAATAATCATCAAGCAGCTTTGCTGCTCCAATCACCCTACCTTGGCAAGGCAAAAGATGAGTTTCTTCAAAGATCAGATTACTTACAGGAAAGCAAGTTGTTGCAAGACCAATCTTTCCCCACAAAATTATTTATTGAGGACATTGCCCACCACACGCCTAAACTGGCTGAATTGTTAAAAAACATGAATTTTTATCCGGAAAAAACTACCCTGGATGAGTGGATTGAGTTATTTCAGGAGAGGTTAAATGGCATTGGTTTTCCTGGAGATTATGTTTTGAACTCAGAGGATTATCAATGCTTTAATCGCTTTACAATGATTTTTGACGAATTCAGACAATTAAGTCTGATAAGCAGCCATTTGACTAAAAAAGAGGCATTTGAAGCGTTAAAACAACTCATAGACAACACTATTTTTCAACCACAAAAAAGCAATTCACCAATTCAAATTTTGGGATTGTTAGAAGCATCAGGTTGCGAGTTTGACAGCCTTTGGGTAATGGGATTGACTGATCGATGTTTACCTCAACAAACACGTTTATCGCCCTTTATCCCATTTGAATTACAGCGTGAACTGGGTATGCCTCACAGTATCCCGGCAAGAGAGCTCCAATATGCCAAGCAAATTTTGCAAAGACTGCAACGAGGTAGCGTGGAAACCGTTTTTAGTTATCCACAATTTGACGATGACACGCCTAATTTACCCTGCTCATTGATTACTCATTATCCTGCCTACCTCAGCCGGCCTGCTGACAATAAAACAAATGTTCAAAGTTGTTTGGTTCCTCTTGAAGAAAACTATGAAGTGCCTGTAAAACCTGATGAATCCATTTCTGGCGGAACCAGCTTACTAAGCAATCAGGCCAAATGCCCTTTTAAAGCATTAGCACAACACCGACTTAAGGCAAACCCTGTTCTAAAAACTACAGATGGAATGGATGACAAGGAAAAAGGTCAATTAATCCATAAAATCCTGGAGTTGCTCTGGCAAAGATTGGAAAATCAGGAACACTTAATTAAATTAAAACCCGCTGAACTTGAACGATTCATTGATCAAGCAATTCAAGGCGCTTTAAATCCGATTAGGCAACAACACTCCCAGACTTTTCCTGACTTGGTTGCCAATGTTGAATACATGAGATTAAAACGAATTATCTTGTCTTATCTGGAATGGGAAAAGCAACGCCCTCCTTTTAAAATCACAGGCCTGGAAGAAAATCATTCGATCAATTTGGCTGGGCTCGATTTTAAAGTAAGAGTGGACAGACTGGATGAAGTAGGTAACAAGCAATGGGTCATTGATTACAAAAGCACTCTCCCTGGCGGCAAACCATGGAATGAAGAAAGACCAATGGAGCCTCAATTGCTACTTTATGCGTTGCTTAACGAACAAATCAATACTTTGTTATTGATTCAATTAAAAACCGGAAAAATCAAGCTCAGCGGTTTTAGCGAAGAAAAATGGGAAACCAAAGAGATTAATACTTTGAAAGAGGATGAAAATTGGGAAGACTATCGACAACGCTGGCTAGAACAATTAACTCATTTAGCTGAAGAAATTAAGTCTGGCTATTGTCCACCACGCCCTCAAAATCTGACCATTTGCCAACGCTGTGATTTTCAGAACTTATGCCGCTTCCAGGCTAAACAATAA
- a CDS encoding SDR family oxidoreductase, producing MHHLILGYGYCGYYLAQELLGHHQQVTVVSRQLKKELELSKLQHISHDLEYPFHWSEPDSIIYYLIPPPSQGTCDTFLQQFLNQSSLNAKKIIYFGSSGVYGNHQGAWVDELSACIIDSPRQQRRLDAEQQWLAYCQQHNKELSLLRIAGIYGPNRIPADAAKSKIPIIKPTEAPFTNHIFVKDLALIAYLLGQKQTTSAVYNVADGNPTHMGELQQTVANALGIESASYESFEQAWEKASPMKREFMRASKRLKIDLLKTALGEDIQFTSLYDAVKQSL from the coding sequence ATGCATCATTTAATTCTTGGTTATGGCTATTGCGGTTATTACCTGGCCCAAGAGCTTCTTGGGCATCATCAACAGGTAACCGTAGTATCACGACAATTAAAAAAGGAATTGGAACTTTCAAAACTACAGCATATAAGCCATGATCTCGAATACCCATTTCATTGGAGCGAGCCCGACTCCATTATCTACTATCTAATTCCCCCACCTTCTCAAGGTACCTGCGATACTTTCTTACAACAGTTTTTAAATCAAAGTTCATTAAATGCAAAGAAAATTATTTACTTTGGTTCAAGTGGAGTCTATGGAAACCATCAAGGAGCCTGGGTTGACGAATTATCAGCTTGTATTATTGACTCCCCACGTCAACAAAGACGATTGGATGCAGAACAACAATGGCTGGCCTATTGTCAGCAACACAATAAAGAGCTTTCCTTATTGCGTATTGCAGGCATATACGGACCGAACAGAATCCCAGCCGATGCAGCCAAATCGAAAATTCCAATAATAAAACCGACTGAAGCCCCTTTTACCAATCATATTTTTGTCAAGGATTTGGCTTTAATAGCTTATTTGCTTGGCCAAAAGCAAACAACATCGGCTGTCTATAATGTTGCCGATGGCAACCCAACCCATATGGGCGAACTACAACAAACGGTAGCAAACGCATTAGGAATTGAATCAGCATCCTATGAGTCCTTTGAGCAAGCTTGGGAAAAAGCAAGCCCTATGAAAAGAGAGTTCATGCGAGCGTCCAAACGATTGAAGATTGATCTGTTAAAAACTGCATTGGGTGAAGATATTCAATTTACTAGTTTGTATGATGCAGTAAAACAGAGCTTATGA
- a CDS encoding lpg2271 family Dot/Icm T4SS effector has translation MPSYNNARLLEKRLQNCDTQLNQFFNGQELSIKFLQQLNQIKYFYNSAFNKTENEDDGLEVVEEYENFISLVSQVKSGQINADKAFETIKDTTESRQADVIIANFFKVCELMFWATAAFFSYVACVSVGIPLTFCDPLLGIAVSLSTFLMAISTASKFLDCFDEFQSLDKINEHDQNQKDTVRFFSKTSNSTSSVRNKEAEVEESSQRLYPNLQTV, from the coding sequence ATGCCTTCTTACAACAATGCCCGGCTCTTGGAAAAACGTTTGCAAAACTGTGATACACAATTAAATCAATTTTTTAATGGCCAGGAATTATCAATAAAGTTTCTCCAACAATTAAATCAAATCAAGTATTTTTATAATTCAGCTTTCAACAAAACCGAAAATGAAGACGATGGCCTCGAAGTCGTTGAGGAGTACGAAAATTTCATTTCGTTGGTCTCACAGGTAAAATCTGGGCAAATTAATGCTGACAAAGCGTTTGAAACAATAAAAGATACGACAGAATCCAGGCAAGCAGACGTTATTATTGCTAATTTCTTTAAAGTTTGTGAACTCATGTTCTGGGCTACTGCAGCATTTTTTAGTTATGTAGCCTGTGTATCAGTAGGTATCCCCTTAACTTTTTGTGATCCTCTCTTGGGTATCGCAGTCTCCTTATCTACCTTTTTGATGGCAATTAGCACAGCAAGCAAATTTTTAGACTGTTTCGATGAGTTCCAATCATTAGATAAGATTAACGAGCATGATCAAAATCAAAAGGATACCGTACGGTTTTTCAGTAAAACGTCAAACTCCACTTCATCAGTACGTAATAAAGAAGCTGAAGTAGAAGAAAGCTCTCAGAGATTATATCCGAATTTACAAACCGTCTAA
- a CDS encoding DUF2165 family protein: protein MIIRFSKVLLVVAVSFFCLLTAFGNITDYSANFPAVVKVLTMSDIFPDSTITYRAITSPVLHYVAFIIIVILELLTAIFCGIGAWKLFKARNESASVFNHSKNWAIGGLTLGFVTWQVIFMSIGGEWFGMWMSPTLNSALTTAFHIFITILAVMIYLVIKDE, encoded by the coding sequence ATGATTATCAGATTCTCAAAAGTGTTGCTTGTTGTTGCTGTTTCCTTTTTTTGCTTACTTACTGCATTTGGAAACATCACTGATTATTCCGCCAATTTTCCTGCTGTGGTAAAAGTATTAACCATGAGCGATATATTTCCTGATTCCACCATCACCTATCGAGCAATTACTAGTCCAGTTCTGCATTATGTTGCATTTATTATCATTGTTATCCTGGAATTATTAACCGCCATATTTTGTGGAATTGGTGCGTGGAAATTGTTTAAGGCAAGAAATGAAAGTGCTTCTGTTTTTAATCATTCCAAGAACTGGGCTATTGGAGGTCTTACGTTGGGTTTTGTAACCTGGCAAGTGATTTTTATGTCCATAGGAGGAGAGTGGTTTGGTATGTGGATGTCTCCCACGCTCAACTCAGCCCTTACCACAGCTTTTCATATCTTCATTACTATTTTAGCCGTTATGATTTATTTGGTGATTAAGGATGAATAG
- a CDS encoding extracellular solute-binding protein, with amino-acid sequence MKILFLLLLIFLSVIPAQAKPVELVFWHAMAGHLGDEVRLLADDFNKSQNQYRVKPIYKGNYTETLTNFAAAFRARQAPSIVQIFEVGTSIMLAPPGVIKPVDLLMSEQGISLPKDDFIQSVREFYSRDGQLMAMPFNLSAPVLYYNADILAKVGYGKHNFPQTWSAMEIMAEKIKKAGYDCTYTTAYPGWVLFESFLAIHGLPITQGNPARAVFHTPQLMAHFQRLKRWHDLHYFRYGGRVDDATILFTSSVCPLFSQSSGAYNSLSALVPFHLGVATMPLDTGASPIRHANVAGGAALWAVGGQTEEQYRGIARFFAFIAKPEVQKRWHEHTGYLPLGLKGIYASIVQSSQHPALLLARTDLEDNLPEKPYKHMGPQNQIRGINDEVLEAMFADLMSPEEALNEATIRANHLLLRFARNTQRERVVDDKVGKGLG; translated from the coding sequence ATGAAAATACTCTTTTTGCTTTTGTTAATTTTTCTGAGTGTCATTCCTGCTCAGGCCAAACCAGTTGAGCTGGTTTTTTGGCATGCGATGGCAGGGCATTTGGGTGATGAAGTCCGTTTGCTTGCTGATGATTTTAATAAAAGTCAGAATCAATATCGAGTCAAACCGATTTACAAAGGAAATTATACGGAAACTCTTACCAATTTTGCTGCTGCATTCAGAGCTCGTCAAGCACCATCAATAGTTCAAATTTTTGAAGTAGGCACTTCAATTATGTTAGCTCCCCCTGGTGTGATCAAACCCGTTGATTTGTTGATGAGTGAGCAGGGGATCAGTTTGCCTAAAGATGATTTTATTCAATCAGTGCGTGAGTTTTATAGCAGGGATGGGCAATTAATGGCGATGCCTTTCAATCTCTCGGCACCAGTTCTGTACTATAATGCTGACATTTTAGCCAAGGTGGGATATGGCAAGCATAACTTCCCTCAAACCTGGTCAGCAATGGAAATAATGGCAGAAAAAATTAAAAAAGCCGGTTATGACTGTACTTATACTACGGCTTATCCTGGATGGGTGTTATTTGAATCTTTTCTTGCTATCCATGGGTTGCCCATAACTCAAGGTAATCCTGCTCGTGCTGTTTTCCATACTCCCCAATTAATGGCTCATTTTCAACGTCTAAAGCGCTGGCATGATTTGCATTATTTTCGTTATGGTGGTCGTGTTGATGATGCTACCATTTTATTTACCAGTAGTGTTTGTCCTTTATTTAGTCAATCATCGGGGGCTTATAATAGTTTGTCTGCCCTTGTTCCTTTTCATTTGGGTGTTGCAACAATGCCTTTGGATACGGGGGCCAGTCCGATAAGACATGCGAATGTGGCAGGGGGTGCTGCTCTATGGGCTGTAGGAGGACAAACAGAAGAGCAATATCGAGGAATTGCCAGATTTTTTGCATTTATTGCAAAACCTGAAGTGCAAAAGCGCTGGCATGAGCATACGGGTTATTTGCCGTTGGGGTTAAAAGGAATTTACGCTAGCATTGTGCAATCAAGTCAACATCCCGCTTTATTATTAGCCAGAACAGATCTCGAGGACAATTTACCTGAGAAACCTTATAAACACATGGGCCCGCAAAATCAAATTCGTGGAATTAATGATGAGGTTTTAGAGGCAATGTTTGCAGATTTGATGAGTCCGGAGGAAGCTCTGAACGAGGCGACGATCAGAGCGAATCATTTATTGTTACGTTTTGCCAGAAATACTCAAAGAGAAAGGGTAGTTGATGATAAAGTGGGCAAGGGTTTGGGCTAA
- the ugpQ gene encoding glycerophosphodiester phosphodiesterase, translated as MILEKIIGHRGASGYAPENTMASFNKALSLGCRFIEFDVMCSLDGEPFIIHDDNLKRTTNGKGEVGLMEADYLRGLDAGSWYSKQYKGEKIPHFTDVLKWLSFSDVQANIEIKPYPGTVEQTTVSVLSHIHRHWPQNKELPLVSCFEWDALVLCRSIAPEMPLGLLLHEWDKDWLQKAKQLECYSIHFNRKILTADRVKAVKDQGYVVCAYTVNRKRLAKKLFDWGVDALFSDYPDLLK; from the coding sequence TTGATCCTTGAAAAAATTATCGGTCACCGGGGAGCATCGGGTTATGCTCCAGAAAATACGATGGCGTCTTTTAATAAAGCATTGTCTTTAGGTTGTCGTTTCATTGAGTTTGATGTGATGTGCAGTCTTGATGGTGAACCTTTTATCATTCACGATGACAATTTGAAACGAACCACGAATGGAAAAGGAGAGGTGGGACTGATGGAGGCAGATTATCTCCGTGGTCTTGATGCTGGCTCTTGGTATTCGAAGCAGTATAAGGGAGAAAAAATTCCACACTTTACTGACGTATTAAAGTGGTTGTCTTTTTCCGATGTTCAGGCGAACATAGAAATAAAACCTTATCCTGGAACGGTTGAGCAAACTACTGTATCAGTGCTAAGTCATATCCATCGGCATTGGCCCCAAAATAAAGAATTACCTCTCGTTTCCTGTTTTGAATGGGATGCTTTGGTATTATGCCGCAGTATTGCTCCAGAAATGCCTTTAGGGCTCTTGCTGCATGAGTGGGATAAAGATTGGTTACAGAAGGCGAAGCAATTGGAATGTTATTCAATACATTTCAATAGAAAGATATTAACCGCTGATCGAGTGAAGGCAGTTAAGGATCAAGGCTATGTAGTATGCGCCTATACTGTAAACCGTAAACGTTTGGCCAAAAAGTTATTTGATTGGGGTGTTGATGCTCTCTTTAGTGATTATCCAGACTTGTTAAAATGA
- a CDS encoding Leu/Phe/Val dehydrogenase: MMSVDNIKNDNQVLAEEDFLEYALSHGFGDLHFKVDPQTGMKAMIAIHSTKLGPALGGCRFIEYPNTAAALKDAMRLARGMSFKAASVNLPLGGGKSVIIKPKGFFNRAEYMHRFGEFVNELNGRYITALDSGTELSDMDIIAEHTDYVASLSRYNGDPSPSTSKGVLRGIQAAVAFKLGKDSLKGLHIAIQGLGHVGYALAKQLHELGATLTVADISPAAVNMAVQELGAKAVGTDIIHKVPCDVFAPCALGAIINDLTIPQLQTSIIAGAANNQLAHTYHGKILHEKGILFAVDYVINAGGLIFAASKYLQTPEDKVSEQIDSIYTSLTEIFTRSAKDNLPTSEIADTLAKEKLA, from the coding sequence ATGATGTCTGTTGACAATATTAAAAATGATAACCAGGTTTTGGCTGAAGAAGATTTCCTCGAATACGCATTGTCTCATGGATTTGGTGATTTACATTTTAAGGTGGATCCGCAAACGGGGATGAAGGCTATGATTGCAATTCATAGCACCAAGTTGGGACCTGCTTTGGGTGGTTGTCGATTTATTGAATATCCTAATACTGCTGCTGCTTTGAAGGATGCTATGCGCCTTGCCAGAGGCATGAGCTTTAAGGCTGCTTCAGTCAATTTACCTTTGGGCGGTGGAAAATCAGTTATTATTAAGCCTAAGGGGTTTTTTAATCGAGCAGAATACATGCATCGGTTTGGTGAATTCGTTAATGAATTGAATGGCAGGTACATCACTGCTTTGGATAGCGGTACTGAATTAAGTGACATGGATATTATTGCTGAGCATACTGACTATGTTGCCAGTTTATCCAGATACAATGGAGATCCTTCACCTTCTACTTCCAAGGGTGTGTTAAGAGGGATTCAGGCTGCTGTTGCCTTTAAATTAGGTAAAGACTCTCTCAAAGGTTTGCATATTGCTATTCAGGGTCTTGGCCACGTCGGTTATGCTCTGGCAAAACAATTACACGAATTGGGCGCGACATTAACTGTTGCTGATATTTCACCTGCTGCTGTGAACATGGCGGTTCAAGAGTTGGGAGCTAAAGCGGTCGGCACTGACATTATCCATAAAGTACCGTGTGATGTATTTGCTCCTTGTGCTTTAGGTGCGATTATCAATGATCTTACTATTCCCCAGTTACAAACCAGTATTATTGCTGGCGCTGCCAATAATCAGCTCGCACACACATACCATGGCAAGATTTTACACGAAAAAGGCATTCTGTTTGCTGTGGATTATGTGATTAATGCAGGTGGTTTGATATTTGCTGCCTCTAAATACTTACAAACGCCTGAAGACAAGGTAAGTGAGCAAATTGATAGTATCTATACCTCTCTGACTGAAATTTTTACTCGCTCTGCTAAAGATAATTTACCTACTAGCGAGATTGCTGATACTTTGGCTAAGGAAAAATTGGCTTAA
- a CDS encoding class I SAM-dependent methyltransferase gives MKHLSLTPELYKYLLDISLREHPALAALRKETSTMELANMQVAPEQAQFMQMLIRLTRAKKVLELGTFTGYSALAMSLALPDDGQVITCDINEGWTKHAHPYWREAKQEHKIKLRLGPALDTLHSLLNEGGEHQFDFIFIDADKTNYLNYYELALKLVTPKGLIAIDNIFWDGKVIDPNDTSGQTREIKKLNQVIKNDSRVFVSLLAIADGMFLVQPI, from the coding sequence ATGAAACATTTATCCCTTACTCCTGAGTTGTACAAATACCTGCTTGATATTTCCTTGCGTGAACATCCTGCTCTTGCGGCATTACGCAAAGAAACATCCACTATGGAACTCGCCAATATGCAGGTAGCTCCAGAGCAAGCCCAATTTATGCAGATGCTGATACGTTTGACTCGTGCAAAGAAGGTATTGGAACTTGGGACATTCACAGGTTATAGTGCCTTGGCCATGTCCCTTGCTTTGCCTGATGATGGGCAAGTTATCACCTGTGATATTAATGAGGGATGGACAAAACATGCTCATCCTTATTGGCGTGAAGCCAAACAGGAACATAAAATTAAATTACGCCTTGGACCTGCTCTTGACACTTTACACTCATTACTTAATGAAGGTGGAGAGCATCAATTTGATTTCATTTTTATTGATGCTGACAAAACTAATTATCTGAATTACTATGAACTGGCTTTAAAATTAGTTACACCTAAAGGATTAATTGCCATAGATAATATTTTTTGGGATGGAAAAGTAATTGATCCGAATGATACGAGTGGACAAACCAGAGAAATTAAAAAATTAAATCAAGTGATTAAAAACGATTCAAGGGTCTTTGTCAGTTTGTTAGCTATAGCTGATGGGATGTTTCTGGTGCAACCCATTTAA